One genomic segment of Novisyntrophococcus fermenticellae includes these proteins:
- a CDS encoding 5'-methylthioadenosine/adenosylhomocysteine nucleosidase, with translation MNLIGIIGAMEEEVEKLKQQMTAVSVRNKASMAFNKGRLNGKDVVVVRSGIGKVNAGICTQILIDDYKVDAIINTGIAGSLKNEINIGDIVVSTDALQHDMDATNFGYIRGQIPRMDVLAFPADEKLTSLACEVCREVNPEIAVFAGRVVSGDQFISDKDVKKRIINDFGGCCTEMEGAAIAQGAYLNRIPYVVIRAISDKADDSASVDYPTFERKAIRHCVNLVENMVKRL, from the coding sequence ATGAACTTAATCGGTATCATAGGTGCGATGGAAGAAGAAGTTGAAAAGCTAAAGCAGCAAATGACTGCGGTTTCGGTCAGGAATAAGGCTTCCATGGCATTCAATAAGGGCAGACTGAATGGAAAAGATGTGGTAGTAGTACGTTCTGGAATTGGTAAAGTCAATGCAGGTATTTGTACCCAGATACTTATAGATGATTATAAAGTAGATGCAATCATTAATACCGGGATTGCCGGTTCTCTGAAGAACGAGATCAATATTGGAGATATCGTAGTTTCTACCGATGCGCTTCAGCACGATATGGATGCAACGAATTTCGGATATATCAGGGGACAGATTCCGAGGATGGATGTACTGGCTTTTCCGGCGGATGAAAAACTGACAAGTCTGGCCTGTGAGGTATGCCGGGAGGTAAATCCTGAGATCGCTGTATTTGCAGGCAGGGTGGTAAGCGGTGATCAGTTCATCTCCGACAAGGATGTAAAAAAACGCATTATCAATGACTTTGGAGGCTGCTGTACAGAGATGGAGGGAGCTGCAATTGCACAGGGGGCATATCTGAATCGGATTCCCTACGTGGTGATTCGGGCGATTTCAGATAAAGCTGACGACAGTGCTTCCGTGGATTACCCAACATTCGAGCGGAAAGCTATCAGACATTGTGTCAATTTAGTGGAGAATATGGTAAAAAGGCTGTAA
- a CDS encoding glucose-6-phosphate isomerase, translated as MGTKVTFDYSKAMKFIRDEEVAAFAGITDTAKKVLVSKSGQGNDFLGWIDLPVEYDKDEFARIKKAAKKIQNDSEVLLVIGIGGSYLGARAAVEFLRHGFYNNISREQRNTPEIYYVGNSISSSYIKALTDVVGDRDFSVNIISKSGTTTEPAIAFRIFKEMLEKRYGKKEAAKRIYATTDSAKGALKNLSDEEGYETFVVPDDVGGRFSVLTAVGLLPIAASGADIDKLMEGAASGREMALNAPYEENDALKYAAIRNILHRKGKSVEILANYEPSLHYVSEWWKQLYGESEGKDQKGIFPASVDLTTDLHSMGQFIQDGSRIMFETVLNIEKSNVELKISEEPVDLDGLNYLAGKTVDFVNKSAMNGTILAHTDGNVPNLKVDIPEQNEFYLGQLFYFFEFACGVSGYISGVNPFDQPGVESYKKNMFALLGKPGFEKEREELLKRL; from the coding sequence ATGGGAACAAAAGTGACGTTTGATTATTCAAAGGCGATGAAGTTTATCCGCGATGAAGAAGTGGCAGCATTTGCCGGGATTACAGATACGGCAAAGAAAGTATTAGTTTCAAAGAGCGGACAGGGAAATGATTTCCTTGGGTGGATTGACCTTCCGGTCGAGTATGACAAAGACGAGTTTGCCCGTATAAAGAAGGCAGCAAAAAAAATTCAGAATGATTCCGAGGTACTGCTGGTGATAGGTATCGGAGGCTCTTACCTGGGAGCGCGTGCAGCAGTAGAATTTTTAAGACATGGATTTTATAATAACATATCAAGAGAACAGCGTAATACGCCTGAAATCTACTATGTGGGTAACAGCATCAGCAGCAGTTACATAAAGGCGCTGACTGATGTGGTCGGAGATAGAGATTTTTCTGTAAACATCATTTCAAAGTCCGGAACCACGACGGAGCCGGCAATTGCTTTCCGTATCTTCAAAGAGATGCTGGAAAAGCGCTATGGAAAGAAAGAAGCAGCTAAGAGGATTTATGCAACCACAGACAGTGCAAAGGGAGCGTTGAAAAATCTATCCGATGAAGAGGGATATGAAACCTTCGTAGTTCCGGATGACGTAGGGGGACGATTCTCCGTGTTGACCGCAGTAGGTCTGCTTCCGATAGCAGCAAGTGGTGCAGATATCGATAAATTAATGGAAGGTGCAGCGAGCGGACGCGAGATGGCATTGAACGCGCCATATGAAGAAAATGATGCGCTTAAGTATGCTGCAATCCGTAACATTCTTCACAGAAAAGGAAAATCTGTGGAAATACTGGCTAACTATGAGCCAAGCCTTCATTATGTATCTGAGTGGTGGAAGCAGCTCTATGGTGAGAGCGAGGGAAAAGATCAAAAAGGGATTTTTCCCGCATCTGTGGATCTGACCACAGACCTTCACTCCATGGGACAGTTCATACAGGACGGTTCCAGGATTATGTTTGAAACTGTATTAAATATTGAAAAATCTAATGTAGAATTGAAAATCAGTGAGGAGCCCGTAGATCTGGACGGACTTAACTATCTGGCAGGGAAGACCGTAGACTTTGTCAATAAAAGCGCCATGAACGGAACGATTCTGGCCCATACAGACGGTAACGTACCCAACCTGAAGGTTGATATTCCGGAGCAGAACGAGTTCTACCTGGGACAATTGTTTTATTTCTTTGAGTTTGCCTGCGGTGTCAGCGGCTATATATCCGGCGTGAACCCATTCGATCAGCCGGGTGTGGAAAGCTATAAAAAGAACATGTTCGCACTTTTGGGCAAACCGGGATTTGAAAAAGAACGCGAGGAGTTATTAAAAAGATTATAA
- a CDS encoding response regulator transcription factor yields the protein MNILVCDDDREIVDAIEIYLSQEGYHILKAYDGIQAVQMLEKEDIQLLIIDVMMPRLDGIRATLKIREKSTIPIIILSAKSEDVDKILGLNIGADDYVTKPFNPLELVARVKSQLRRYTKLGNMAGAEGQDIYQVGGLVINDDLKEVSMEGESVKLTPIEYNILLLLVKNPGKVFSIEQIYESIWNEDAIGADNTVAVHIRHIREKIEINPKEPRYLKVVWGIGYKIEKV from the coding sequence ATGAACATACTGGTATGTGATGATGACAGAGAAATTGTGGATGCAATTGAAATCTATCTGAGTCAGGAGGGATACCATATCCTGAAGGCATATGATGGGATTCAGGCTGTACAGATGCTAGAAAAGGAGGATATACAGTTATTGATTATAGATGTAATGATGCCGAGGTTAGATGGTATTCGGGCCACTTTGAAAATAAGAGAAAAAAGCACCATACCAATTATTATCCTTTCAGCAAAATCAGAGGATGTGGATAAAATCCTGGGGTTGAATATAGGGGCTGATGACTATGTTACGAAGCCCTTTAATCCGCTTGAGCTTGTGGCAAGAGTAAAATCACAGCTGCGCCGCTATACAAAGCTGGGCAACATGGCGGGAGCAGAAGGGCAGGATATCTATCAGGTGGGAGGCCTCGTGATCAATGATGATTTGAAAGAGGTCAGTATGGAGGGAGAATCCGTAAAATTGACACCGATTGAATATAATATTCTGCTGCTTCTGGTAAAAAACCCAGGAAAAGTATTTTCTATAGAACAGATATACGAGAGCATCTGGAATGAAGATGCAATCGGTGCCGATAATACAGTTGCTGTTCATATACGTCATATACGTGAAAAAATTGAGATTAACCCCAAGGAACCCCGCTATCTGAAGGTGGTCTGGGGAATTGGATATAAGATTGAAAAAGTCTGA
- a CDS encoding sensor histidine kinase: MAEGNKEGNITSRTKPFFGMPAKLLVFLGQLLCVFVFALSIGILILLLYAGFSPNEIGESERYLETEGCGKRLYSEMHSIGDQLRLNRRFQKDGILNGDKEVDITHSEVLQDGSAALDEISLNPETSYTLGQIQEFYNNGYADKLEQLYWDYQDGNYVNTLSGDDYGYYYSRLSRDYLEDTETEYTKEEMQKAVDAALKSEDSSAAASEDNSEIILTDGEIQLAKSIQELSSKDVTTVSDAFLYLFENGEELEKQYPKTVAGGTLAEYAARSKGNVSLQELYSSLVETVNAYGSYTSHVEFTDKTYENSNLRYYIKDESGNIFTNVSEWKDKGVDENADLHEVYIRYQRKNGVMTDVKQGDGDTQAGVYLKNVLSNRAVLDQNETVYLGLDTSFPYHDDIYQLAKTFDTYMPWARLLIVFLIVSVVLWLVLIVLGTIQSGRNAYDNTIRLYNADRMPSELTFILGVFGIGIIAIGAAAVGESVGNEASVWVVVLASVLASLCYGIGLTIYYSFVRRIKGKNLWRNSILHNIVFFCRNIYAERNTSTKLILIYGGFVFLHFVFLTGFSGAGVMLCLIMDVIVLFYLIKESSERQSVLEGLKQIGSGDMDYKVSTTNLNGDNLKLAETVNNLGEGLQAAVNEKMKSERLKADLITNVSHDIKTPLTSIINYVDLLKRENLQEPRIKGYIDILDAKSQRLKQLTEDLVEASKVSSGNIRLEFITLNINELVQQMNGEFDERFNGRNLSMVTKLSGEFLCISADGRRMWRVLENLYVNVVKYAMPGTRVYIETGRLNGKVFFTIKNVSENPLNIEARELTERFIRGDVSRSTEGSGLGLSIAQNLTRLQHGSFDIYLDGDLFKVTLMFEEVYEQSDTAEKEMDD, translated from the coding sequence ATGGCAGAAGGAAATAAAGAGGGTAACATAACAAGCAGAACAAAACCGTTTTTTGGAATGCCTGCGAAGCTGCTTGTTTTTTTGGGACAGCTGCTATGTGTATTTGTCTTTGCACTTTCCATAGGGATTTTAATACTTTTACTCTATGCCGGATTCTCTCCGAATGAGATTGGCGAAAGTGAGCGTTATTTGGAGACTGAAGGCTGCGGGAAAAGGCTGTACAGTGAAATGCATAGTATCGGCGATCAACTCCGGTTGAACCGACGATTTCAGAAAGATGGCATTTTGAATGGAGATAAGGAGGTTGACATTACCCACAGCGAGGTATTGCAGGATGGTTCCGCCGCTTTGGATGAAATATCCCTGAATCCGGAGACGTCTTATACATTGGGTCAGATTCAGGAGTTTTATAATAATGGTTATGCGGATAAATTAGAACAATTGTACTGGGACTATCAGGACGGCAATTATGTGAATACGCTTTCGGGAGACGATTATGGATATTACTATAGCCGATTGAGCAGAGATTACCTGGAAGATACTGAGACGGAATACACAAAAGAAGAGATGCAAAAAGCGGTAGATGCAGCTTTGAAATCGGAGGATTCATCTGCTGCAGCAAGCGAAGACAACTCGGAGATTATCCTGACGGACGGAGAAATTCAGCTGGCGAAAAGTATTCAGGAGCTTTCATCTAAAGATGTAACAACAGTTTCAGATGCCTTTCTATACCTATTTGAAAACGGAGAGGAGCTGGAAAAACAATATCCCAAAACGGTGGCCGGAGGAACGCTGGCAGAATATGCCGCAAGGAGTAAAGGAAATGTTTCCTTACAGGAGCTGTATAGCAGCCTGGTGGAAACTGTAAATGCATACGGTTCTTATACCTCACATGTGGAATTTACAGATAAAACTTATGAAAACAGCAATTTGAGATACTATATAAAAGATGAATCCGGGAATATATTTACCAATGTCTCCGAGTGGAAGGATAAGGGGGTGGATGAGAACGCCGATTTACATGAAGTCTATATCCGATATCAGCGGAAGAATGGAGTTATGACGGATGTAAAGCAAGGAGATGGAGATACCCAGGCCGGAGTATATCTGAAAAATGTCCTTTCAAACCGTGCGGTTCTGGATCAAAATGAAACCGTGTATTTGGGCCTGGACACAAGTTTTCCATATCATGATGATATTTACCAGTTGGCTAAAACCTTCGATACCTATATGCCCTGGGCCAGATTGCTTATTGTATTTTTAATAGTATCAGTTGTCTTGTGGCTGGTTCTGATCGTTTTAGGTACGATTCAGTCAGGACGTAACGCTTATGATAACACAATCCGGCTGTATAACGCAGACCGTATGCCCTCTGAGCTGACATTCATACTGGGGGTTTTTGGAATCGGAATTATTGCTATTGGAGCGGCGGCCGTAGGAGAAAGTGTTGGGAACGAAGCCTCTGTCTGGGTTGTTGTGTTGGCGTCTGTCCTTGCCTCACTGTGTTATGGGATTGGTTTGACCATATACTACAGCTTTGTCCGGAGAATAAAGGGAAAGAACCTGTGGCGGAACAGTATTCTTCACAATATCGTATTTTTTTGCAGGAACATCTATGCAGAGAGAAATACTTCCACAAAGCTTATATTGATTTACGGAGGATTTGTATTTCTTCACTTTGTTTTTCTGACGGGCTTTTCAGGAGCAGGCGTCATGCTATGTCTTATCATGGATGTAATCGTATTGTTTTACCTTATAAAAGAGTCTTCTGAACGTCAGAGTGTGCTGGAAGGGCTTAAGCAGATTGGCTCAGGGGATATGGATTATAAAGTAAGTACCACCAATCTAAACGGAGACAATTTGAAGCTTGCCGAAACAGTCAACAATTTAGGAGAGGGGCTTCAGGCTGCGGTCAATGAAAAGATGAAAAGTGAGCGGTTAAAGGCAGATTTAATTACGAATGTCTCTCACGATATTAAGACGCCACTGACCTCTATTATCAACTATGTTGATCTGCTGAAAAGAGAGAATCTTCAGGAGCCCAGAATCAAGGGATATATTGATATACTGGATGCAAAATCTCAGAGGTTAAAGCAGCTGACGGAGGATCTGGTGGAAGCTTCGAAGGTAAGCTCCGGGAACATCCGGCTGGAATTTATAACATTGAATATTAATGAACTGGTTCAGCAAATGAATGGTGAATTTGATGAAAGATTTAACGGACGTAACTTAAGTATGGTGACGAAACTGTCGGGTGAATTCTTATGTATATCAGCTGATGGACGGCGCATGTGGAGAGTGCTGGAGAATCTTTATGTTAATGTGGTTAAGTATGCGATGCCTGGGACCCGTGTCTATATAGAAACCGGAAGGTTGAATGGCAAGGTATTTTTTACCATAAAGAATGTATCGGAAAATCCCCTGAATATTGAAGCCAGGGAACTGACGGAACGTTTTATCAGAGGGGATGTCTCCAGAAGTACAGAAGGAAGTGGCCTGGGCCTGTCAATTGCCCAAAACCTGACCAGACTCCAGCATGGATCCTTTGATATCTATCTGGATGGAGATCTGTTTAAAGTTACTTTGATGTTTGAAGAGGTTTATGAACAATCTGATACAGCGGAAAAAGAGATGGATGATTAA
- a CDS encoding S8 family peptidase, with amino-acid sequence MDKILDEQYIDLIVDNATISPTELRENITPINERESILHVRSENPDMCMLGRYPYHSFPSIFTLASLVSLEASGVRSLQLNPYLALYGQGVLVGIIDTGIDYQHPAFINNDRTTRIVSIWDQTIQDGTPPQGFTYGTEYTSEVIDIALQNENPLSVVPSTDVNGHGTAIASVLAGNTDAANSFSGVVPQSRLVVVKLKEAKQNLRKLFLVPSTATCYQESDIMLATRYILEVSRSLNQPLSLCIALACSQSGHSGEGSTSTYLDYLAKNPWIGITSAAGNEGNARRHYFANVTAAPFTNEFELRISSLDSMFSMEIWTSSTGSLTLEIVSPTGESTQLIYPRLRDCVSHEFLLSSSIVWVNNILLEQESGNQCILVRMRNPLEGIWIFKVQNLSTESFTFHSWLPSGDLISKETFFLQSSPETTITAPGNAQNVLTISAYNQDSNSILIESGRGYTSIGLVKPDLAAPGYQLTCANLVGGYGSYTGTGAAAAHSAGIVAMLLEWGVIRGNYSQITGRDINRMLIRGANRADTTTYPNNIWGFGRIDINGVFQKMTI; translated from the coding sequence ATGGACAAAATCCTGGATGAACAATACATTGATCTGATCGTCGACAATGCTACTATATCCCCAACAGAACTTCGTGAAAATATAACCCCTATTAATGAACGTGAATCTATTCTTCATGTGCGTTCAGAAAATCCAGACATGTGCATGCTCGGCAGATACCCGTATCATTCCTTTCCTTCTATCTTTACTTTAGCATCCCTGGTCAGTCTGGAAGCATCCGGGGTACGAAGCCTTCAGTTAAATCCCTATCTGGCTCTGTATGGGCAGGGGGTGCTTGTAGGGATCATAGATACAGGAATAGACTATCAGCATCCGGCTTTCATAAATAATGACCGAACTACACGTATTGTTTCAATCTGGGATCAGACAATTCAGGACGGAACCCCGCCCCAGGGGTTTACTTACGGTACGGAGTACACTTCGGAGGTTATCGATATTGCTCTTCAAAATGAAAATCCGCTTTCGGTTGTACCCTCTACCGACGTAAACGGTCATGGAACGGCGATTGCCAGTGTCCTGGCCGGGAATACAGATGCTGCAAACTCTTTCAGCGGCGTAGTTCCCCAGTCCAGACTGGTTGTTGTCAAGTTAAAAGAGGCCAAGCAGAACCTTAGGAAATTGTTTTTAGTTCCTTCAACAGCTACCTGCTACCAGGAATCCGACATCATGCTGGCAACCCGATATATTCTGGAGGTTTCCCGATCGTTAAATCAACCCCTCTCTCTCTGTATTGCACTGGCATGCAGTCAGTCCGGGCACAGCGGGGAGGGCTCCACCAGTACATATCTCGATTATCTGGCGAAGAATCCCTGGATCGGCATAACCTCTGCAGCAGGCAATGAAGGAAATGCCCGCCGCCATTACTTCGCCAACGTAACCGCCGCCCCTTTTACTAATGAATTTGAATTGCGGATCAGCAGTCTGGATTCCATGTTTTCCATGGAAATCTGGACTTCTTCTACAGGAAGCCTGACCCTGGAAATTGTCTCTCCCACGGGCGAATCCACACAGCTCATCTATCCCAGGCTGAGAGACTGTGTAAGTCATGAGTTTCTTCTGTCATCCAGTATCGTCTGGGTGAATAACATTCTTCTGGAACAAGAGTCCGGCAATCAGTGTATTCTGGTCCGCATGCGGAATCCACTGGAAGGCATCTGGATTTTCAAGGTACAAAATTTAAGCACTGAGAGTTTTACGTTCCATTCATGGCTTCCCTCGGGAGACCTGATTTCAAAGGAGACTTTTTTTCTGCAGTCCTCCCCGGAAACCACAATCACAGCTCCGGGAAATGCACAGAATGTTCTGACCATCTCCGCTTATAATCAGGACAGTAACAGTATATTAATCGAATCCGGCAGAGGATATACCAGTATTGGGCTGGTAAAACCGGACCTTGCGGCCCCCGGCTATCAGCTTACGTGCGCAAATCTTGTGGGCGGTTATGGCTCTTATACAGGTACAGGTGCCGCTGCTGCCCACTCGGCCGGTATTGTAGCCATGCTTCTCGAATGGGGGGTTATAAGAGGAAATTATTCACAGATAACAGGACGGGATATTAATAGAATGCTTATACGTGGTGCAAACCGGGCCGACACTACCACATATCCCAACAATATCTGGGGATTTGGGAGAATTGATATCAATGGTGTATTTCAGAAAATGACTATCTGA
- a CDS encoding YesL family protein, whose translation MGLGGIFSIDSKFSQVMSRLFDLMILNLIFIVTSIPIVTIGANITAMYYVTIKMVRNEDSYTFKSYFKSFKENFRQSTIIWLILLAAGLFLTWDIYLVNNVMTGAVTNIKYVFYFVLLIYVFILLYVFPSQSRFYNTIKHTLLNSLLFSIRHLPYTLLMLAVIVGPPLICLFASGTVFSFYILFLFLFGFSAVAYVNSIFLNKIFRNYMPPEEAEQTEQDVIAHMDELEQLERENPEDTDSQNIIK comes from the coding sequence ATGGGCTTAGGTGGAATTTTCAGTATTGACAGCAAATTTTCCCAGGTCATGAGCAGACTATTTGATCTGATGATACTGAACCTTATTTTTATTGTGACGTCCATTCCCATTGTGACGATTGGGGCGAATATCACAGCTATGTATTATGTTACGATTAAGATGGTACGCAACGAAGATTCTTATACATTTAAAAGCTATTTTAAGTCTTTTAAAGAAAACTTCAGGCAGTCAACGATCATCTGGCTGATTCTTCTGGCCGCCGGCCTGTTTTTGACGTGGGATATCTATCTTGTTAATAACGTCATGACCGGTGCGGTTACGAATATTAAATATGTTTTTTATTTTGTATTGCTGATATACGTATTTATCCTGTTATATGTATTTCCATCCCAAAGCAGGTTCTACAACACAATTAAACACACGCTTTTAAATTCTTTGTTGTTTTCCATACGTCATCTGCCCTATACGCTTCTGATGCTTGCAGTGATTGTGGGACCACCTCTGATTTGTCTGTTTGCATCGGGTACTGTATTTTCTTTTTATATTCTGTTTTTGTTTTTGTTTGGTTTTTCTGCTGTGGCATATGTAAACTCTATCTTTCTGAATAAGATTTTTAGGAATTATATGCCGCCCGAAGAAGCGGAACAGACTGAGCAGGATGTAATTGCACATATGGATGAATTAGAACAACTGGAACGGGAAAATCCAGAAGATACAGACTCGCAAAACATCATAAAATAA
- a CDS encoding ABC transporter ATP-binding protein → MASLSLQHICKKYPNGFEAVKDFNLDIEDKEFVIFVGPSGCGKSTTLRMIAGLEEISDGTLKIGDKVMNDVEPKDRDIAMVFQNYALYPHMTVYDNMAFGLKLRKVPKDQIDKQVREAAKILDLEKLLDRKPKALSGGQRQRVAMGRAIVRDPKVFLMDEPLSNLDAKLRVQMRTEISKLHERLGATIIYVTHDQTEAMTLGTRIVVMKDGVVQQVDTPQNLYNGPGNLFVAGFIGSPQMNLMDAKVKVNGSDVTLTVGKYTLKLPASKAKAVIDGGYDGKTIVMGIRPENVSDSQMMIETSKDSVIEAKINVYELLGAEVYLYFDIEEFPMTARVDPRTTARTGDSVKFALDMEKVHLFDKETELTITN, encoded by the coding sequence ATGGCAAGCTTATCATTACAGCACATTTGTAAGAAATACCCCAATGGATTTGAAGCGGTTAAAGACTTTAATCTTGACATCGAAGACAAAGAATTTGTTATCTTTGTAGGACCTTCAGGATGTGGTAAATCTACGACCCTTCGTATGATTGCAGGGCTTGAGGAGATTTCTGACGGAACCTTAAAAATCGGTGATAAAGTTATGAACGATGTAGAGCCAAAAGACAGGGATATTGCAATGGTTTTCCAGAACTATGCGCTGTACCCCCACATGACTGTATATGACAACATGGCTTTCGGCTTGAAATTGAGAAAAGTTCCAAAAGATCAGATTGATAAACAGGTTCGTGAGGCAGCTAAGATTCTTGATCTGGAGAAATTGTTAGACCGTAAGCCTAAAGCGCTTTCCGGTGGTCAAAGACAGCGTGTTGCTATGGGACGTGCCATTGTCCGTGATCCGAAAGTATTCCTTATGGACGAGCCGCTGTCAAACCTGGATGCAAAGCTTCGTGTTCAGATGCGTACTGAGATTTCCAAGCTGCATGAAAGACTGGGAGCTACAATTATATATGTAACACATGATCAGACTGAGGCTATGACGCTTGGTACAAGAATTGTCGTTATGAAAGACGGTGTTGTACAGCAGGTTGACACTCCACAGAACCTTTACAACGGACCAGGTAACTTATTTGTTGCGGGATTCATCGGTTCTCCTCAGATGAACCTTATGGATGCAAAAGTGAAAGTTAACGGAAGTGATGTGACACTGACTGTTGGCAAGTATACATTAAAGCTCCCGGCTTCGAAGGCAAAAGCGGTAATTGATGGCGGATATGATGGAAAGACAATTGTTATGGGAATTCGCCCTGAAAATGTCAGCGATTCTCAGATGATGATTGAGACATCCAAAGATAGCGTGATTGAAGCTAAAATCAACGTGTATGAGTTATTAGGTGCAGAAGTTTATCTGTATTTTGACATCGAAGAATTCCCGATGACGGCTCGTGTTGATCCCCGTACGACAGCCAGAACAGGCGATTCGGTTAAATTCGCTTTGGATATGGAAAAAGTACATCTGTTTGATAAAGAGACGGAACTTACAATTACAAACTAG
- a CDS encoding PucR family transcriptional regulator, with translation MITSQVLQKTIDELRNITRIDLCVMNTDGSTIVTTFPDNEVNPDSISSFVNSAADSQVVQDYHFFKVNDNQNVEYVLVAKGSSDDAYMIGKVAVCQIQNLIIAYKERLDKNNFVQNLLLDNLLLVDVYNRAKKLRIDTEARRVVYMIETKTEKDLGAMETVKTLFASRPKDFITAVEEHSIIIVKEIKDTDDEAEMEQTAHMLVDMLNAEAMSQVRVSYGNPVTEIKDVSKSYKEAKMALEVGKIFYAEKNIVPYSRLGIGRLIYQLPVPLCEMFMREVFGEDLPDTFDEETLVTINKFFENSLNVSETSRQLYVHRNTLVYRLEKLQKSTGLDIRVFDDALTFKIAMMVVSYMKYMKANE, from the coding sequence TTGATTACAAGTCAGGTTTTACAAAAAACTATAGATGAATTGAGAAATATAACGAGGATTGATCTGTGTGTGATGAATACGGATGGGAGTACCATCGTCACCACATTTCCGGATAATGAAGTGAATCCGGACAGTATCAGTTCTTTTGTAAATTCGGCAGCAGACAGCCAGGTGGTTCAGGATTATCATTTTTTTAAGGTGAATGATAACCAGAATGTGGAGTATGTTCTGGTAGCGAAGGGAAGCAGTGATGACGCATACATGATTGGAAAGGTAGCTGTATGTCAGATTCAGAATCTTATTATTGCATATAAAGAGCGCCTGGATAAGAATAACTTTGTTCAGAACCTGCTGCTGGACAATCTGCTTTTGGTTGACGTATATAATCGTGCAAAAAAGCTGCGAATCGATACGGAAGCCCGAAGAGTAGTGTATATGATTGAGACAAAGACGGAGAAGGATCTCGGGGCCATGGAAACAGTAAAAACCCTGTTTGCTTCCCGGCCAAAAGACTTTATTACTGCAGTTGAGGAACACAGCATTATAATCGTCAAGGAGATAAAAGATACGGATGATGAGGCTGAAATGGAGCAGACAGCGCACATGCTGGTGGACATGCTGAATGCAGAAGCCATGTCACAGGTTCGTGTATCTTATGGAAATCCGGTGACGGAGATCAAGGATGTATCAAAATCCTATAAAGAGGCGAAGATGGCGCTCGAAGTAGGTAAGATATTTTATGCAGAGAAGAACATTGTTCCATATAGCCGTCTTGGGATTGGTCGTTTGATCTATCAACTCCCGGTTCCACTATGCGAAATGTTTATGAGGGAAGTTTTTGGAGAAGATCTTCCGGATACATTTGATGAGGAGACGCTTGTTACCATTAATAAGTTTTTTGAAAACAGCCTGAATGTATCGGAAACCTCCCGGCAGCTATACGTGCACCGTAATACATTGGTATATCGTCTGGAGAAACTGCAGAAAAGCACGGGTCTGGATATCAGAGTATTTGACGATGCACTGACGTTCAAAATAGCGATGATGGTTGTAAGCTATATGAAATATATGAAAGCGAATGAGTAA